One window of Quercus robur chromosome 5, dhQueRobu3.1, whole genome shotgun sequence genomic DNA carries:
- the LOC126727375 gene encoding disease resistance RPP13-like protein 4 isoform X3, translating into MSSFDDLYLSNFAYSTDNFTVAQINDVVIPALINRLSKAKRSISTTTTTTTTSIAAAAAAATTNNNDNDNSGSGHSIEEDYRKMEIQLEKLRKDINYIGLAFTNFTNFEDNAAALFKALLQHTLDKSLNDLRATSRSPTFLINQLQSKLQLLSEIVLKLKLQIPLPHKLSATDSDARKYTRVGVGADYDDLQVIDKLPDLHFNELFVKSFAFKDFRHVYDSLDVRTKLCLLCFALIPENEVVKKRFFVYWWVGEGLINSPLGGEEKTYEEMGDEIFEQLVKMGCVEAVNKKHRKVADSYKMNPFIRSAMIEFAKEAGFFDFDGEGNLTADFSKCYRACLVLNHISQKLLRTGCRSDGSPLDHEKLETIFNVNEPYPDFFELEWFSKLKNVKVLYLGRWKNSASHHIEVKSGEFLKGLRSMKFLRFFSLQGISRITKLPDSVCKLSSLRILDLRACHNLELLPDGIGSLKQLTHLDISECYLLEYIPKGIALLSELLVLKGFVVGDRISADSCTLGELLKLSKLRKLSIYTNVKVFPTDEEVSTIRQFKKLQKLTIVWGGGVDGHAKQLTKSTFSEGRHPAGCCHLRARKRFTRKLLKAATFKQGLRPEIPEEFKELEKLDLQCYPQMTAPRWLIPDKLAKLKKLYIRGGKLQNLGQFKENDKWKVEILRLKFLSNLKMDWSEI; encoded by the exons ATGTCTTCGTTTGATGATCTCTATCTCTCCAACTTCGCATATTCCACCGACAACTTCACCGTTGCTCAAATAAACGACGTCGTCATCCCCGCTCTCATTAACCGTCTCTCCAAAGCCAAACGCTCcatctccaccaccaccaccaccaccaccacttccatcgccgccgccgccgccgccgccaccaccaacaacaacgaCAACGACAACAGTGGCAGTGGCCATTCAATCGAGGAAGATTACCGCAAGATGGAAATCCAGCTTGAAAAGTTAAGGAAAGACATAAACTACATAGGCCTCGCTTTCACCAATTTCACCAACTTTGAAGACAACGCCGCTGCTCTCTTCAAGGCTCTCTTGCAACACACTCTCGACAAGTCCTTGAACGATTTGAGAGCCACTTCTCGCAGCCCCACTTTTCTGATCAACCAGCTTCAATCCAAGCTTCAGTTGCTCAGCGAGATCGTCCTCAAGTTAAAGCTCCAGATCCCTTTGCCGCATAAGCTCTCCGCCACCGACTCCGACGCCAGAAAGTACACCCGGGTCGGTGTCGGTGCGGATTACGATGATCTCCAGGTGATTGATAAATTGCCTGACTTACACTTCAACGaactttttgttaaaagctTCGCTTTTAAAGATTTTAGGCACGTTTATGATAGTCTTGATGTTAGAACAAAGTTGTGTTTGTTGTGTTTCGCTTTGATTCCGGAAAATGAGGTTGTGAAGAAGAGGTTTTTTGTGTATTGGTGGGTTGGAGAGGGGTTGATTAATAGTCCACTGGGTGGTGAAGAAAAGACGTATGAGGAAATGGGTGATGAAATTTTCGAACAGTTAGTGAAGATGGGCTGTGTTGAGGCTGTGAATAAGAAGCATAGAAAGGTTGCGGATAGTTATAAGATGAATCCTTTTATTCGTTCCGCCATGATTGAGTTTGCGAAAGAAGCTGGGTTCTTTGATTTTGATGGCGAAGGGAATCTCACCGCTGATTTTTCCAAGTGTTACCGGGCATGTTTAGTACTAAATCACATTTCTCAGAAGTTATTGAGAACTGGGTGTCGATCAGATGGGTCTCCATTGGATCATGAGAAATTGGAAACTATATTCAATGTCAATGAGCCTTATCCTGACTTTTTCGAGTTGGAGTGGTTCTCAAAGTTAAAGAATGTCAAG GTTCTTTATCTGGGGAGGTGGAAGAACTCGGCTAGTCATCACATTGAAGTAAAGAGTGGTGAATTCTTAAAAGGGTTGAGAAGTATGAAATTTTTAAGGTTTTTCAGTCTTCAAGGAATCTCTAGGATCACAAAGCTTCCGGATTCTGTGTGTAAGCTCTCAAGTTTGAGAATCTTGGATCTTAGAGCATGTCACAATCTAGAGCTGCTTCCTGATGGGATAGGCTCACTGAAGCAGCTGACACACTTGGATATATCTGAGTGTTACTTGCTTGAATACATACCCAAAGGGATTGCCTTGCTCTCAGAACTCCTAGTCCTTAAAGGGTTTGTAGTTGGTGATCGCATAAGTGCAGATTCGTGTACTCTTGGTGAGTTGTTAAAATTGAGTAAGTTGAGGAAATTGAGCATCTACACAAACGTGAAGGTTTTTCCCACAGATGAAGAGGTAAGCACTATTCGACAGTTTAAGAAGCTTCAGAAGCTGACAATTGTGTGGGGAGGTGGAGTAGACGGCCATGCTAAGCAACTCACCAAGAGTACATTTTCTGAGGGCCGGCACCCAGCTGGATGCTGTCATCTGAGGGCACGTAAACGCTTCActagaaaattattaaaagctgCCACCTTTAAGCAAGGACTAAGACCAGAAATCCCAGAAGAATTTAAGGAACTAGAGAAACTGGATCTCCAGTGTTACCCTCAGATGACTGCACCCAGATGGTTGATTCCTGACAAACTTGCCAAGTTAAAGAAACTGTACATTAGAGGAGGAAAACTCCAAAATCTGGGTCAATTTAAAGAGAATGATAAGTGGAAAGTAGAAATACTACGTCTGAAGTTCTTGAGTAACTTGAAGatggattggagtgaaatctgA
- the LOC126727375 gene encoding uncharacterized protein LOC126727375 isoform X1 has translation MSSFDDLYLSNFAYSTDNFTVAQINDVVIPALINRLSKAKRSISTTTTTTTTSIAAAAAAATTNNNDNDNSGSGHSIEEDYRKMEIQLEKLRKDINYIGLAFTNFTNFEDNAAALFKALLQHTLDKSLNDLRATSRSPTFLINQLQSKLQLLSEIVLKLKLQIPLPHKLSATDSDARKYTRVGVGADYDDLQVIDKLPDLHFNELFVKSFAFKDFRHVYDSLDVRTKLCLLCFALIPENEVVKKRFFVYWWVGEGLINSPLGGEEKTYEEMGDEIFEQLVKMGCVEAVNKKHRKVADSYKMNPFIRSAMIEFAKEAGFFDFDGEGNLTADFSKCYRACLVLNHISQKLLRTGCRSDGSPLDHEKLETIFNVNEPYPDFFELEWFSKLKNVKVLYLGRWQNSAKHHIEVESSEFLNGLRSMKFLRFFSLQGISRITKLPDSVCKLSSLRILDLRACHNLEELPDGIGSLKQLTHLDISECYLLEYIPKGIALLSELLVFKGFVVGDRVSADSCALGELLELRKLRKLSIYTNKMNFPTDGEVITLQQFKKLQKLTVVWGGGVDSHAKQDKGATQPTGATTMSPKKSGDKKKQDKGVAQPNAATNTSPRKNGDNKKQDKGVAQPTVATITSLKNSGDHIRPDKSAEQPIAESTMNPEDSGDKKKKDKGKAELTLESGAKPHFARKLLKAATFKQGTKPINLEEFKELEKLDLQCYPQMTAPRWLIPDKLAKLKKLYIRGGKLQNLGQFKENDKWKVEILRLKFLSNLKMDWSEI, from the exons ATGTCTTCGTTTGATGATCTCTATCTCTCCAACTTCGCATATTCCACCGACAACTTCACCGTTGCTCAAATAAACGACGTCGTCATCCCCGCTCTCATTAACCGTCTCTCCAAAGCCAAACGCTCcatctccaccaccaccaccaccaccaccacttccatcgccgccgccgccgccgccgccaccaccaacaacaacgaCAACGACAACAGTGGCAGTGGCCATTCAATCGAGGAAGATTACCGCAAGATGGAAATCCAGCTTGAAAAGTTAAGGAAAGACATAAACTACATAGGCCTCGCTTTCACCAATTTCACCAACTTTGAAGACAACGCCGCTGCTCTCTTCAAGGCTCTCTTGCAACACACTCTCGACAAGTCCTTGAACGATTTGAGAGCCACTTCTCGCAGCCCCACTTTTCTGATCAACCAGCTTCAATCCAAGCTTCAGTTGCTCAGCGAGATCGTCCTCAAGTTAAAGCTCCAGATCCCTTTGCCGCATAAGCTCTCCGCCACCGACTCCGACGCCAGAAAGTACACCCGGGTCGGTGTCGGTGCGGATTACGATGATCTCCAGGTGATTGATAAATTGCCTGACTTACACTTCAACGaactttttgttaaaagctTCGCTTTTAAAGATTTTAGGCACGTTTATGATAGTCTTGATGTTAGAACAAAGTTGTGTTTGTTGTGTTTCGCTTTGATTCCGGAAAATGAGGTTGTGAAGAAGAGGTTTTTTGTGTATTGGTGGGTTGGAGAGGGGTTGATTAATAGTCCACTGGGTGGTGAAGAAAAGACGTATGAGGAAATGGGTGATGAAATTTTCGAACAGTTAGTGAAGATGGGCTGTGTTGAGGCTGTGAATAAGAAGCATAGAAAGGTTGCGGATAGTTATAAGATGAATCCTTTTATTCGTTCCGCCATGATTGAGTTTGCGAAAGAAGCTGGGTTCTTTGATTTTGATGGCGAAGGGAATCTCACCGCTGATTTTTCCAAGTGTTACCGGGCATGTTTAGTACTAAATCACATTTCTCAGAAGTTATTGAGAACTGGGTGTCGATCAGATGGGTCTCCATTGGATCATGAGAAATTGGAAACTATATTCAATGTCAATGAGCCTTATCCTGACTTTTTCGAGTTGGAGTGGTTCTCAAAGTTAAAGAATGTCAAGGTTCTTTATCTGGGGAGGTGGCAGAACTCGGCGAAGCATCACATTGAAGTTGAGAGCAGTGAATTCTTGAATGGGTTGAGAAGTATGAAATTTTTAAGGTTTTTCAGTCTTCAAGGAATCTCTAGGATCACGAAGCTTCCTGATTCTGTGTGTAAGCTCTCAAGTTTGAGGATCTTGGATCTTAGAGCGTGTCACAATCTAGAGGAGCTTCCGGATGGGATAGGCTCACTGAAACAGCTGACACACTTGGATATATCAGAGTGTTACTTGCTTGAATACATACCCAAAGGGATTGCCTTGCTCTCAGAACTCCTAGTCTTTAAAGGGTTTGTAGTTGGTGATCGCGTAAGTGCAGATTCGTGTGCTCTTGGTGAGTTGTTAGAATTGAGGAAGTTGAGGAAATTGAGCATCTACACGAACAAGATGAATTTTCCCACAGATGGAGAGGTAATTACTCTTCAACAATTTAAAAAGCTTCAAAAGCTGACAGTTGTGTGGGGAGGTGGAGTAGACAGCCATGCTAAGCAAGACAAGGGTGCAACACAACCAACAGGAGCAACCACCATGAGTCCAAAGAAGAGTGGAGATAAGAAGAAGCAAGACAAGGGTGTGGCACAACCAAATGCAGCAACCAATACAAGTCCAAGGAAGAATGGAGATAACAAAAAGCAAGACAAAGGTGTGGCACAACCAACGGTTGCAACCATCACAAGTCTGAAGAATAGTGGAGATCATATAAGGCCAGACAAAAGTGCAGAACAGCCAATCGCAGAAAGCACCATGAATCCAGAGGATAGTGGagataagaagaagaaagacaaGGGTAAAGCAGAACTGACATTGGAGTCTGGCGCTAAACCACATTTcgcaagaaaattattaaaagcgGCCACCTTTAAGCAAGGAACAAAGCCAATAAATCTGGAAGAATTTAAG GAACTAGAGAAACTGGATCTCCAGTGTTACCCTCAGATGACTGCACCCAGATGGTTGATTCCTGACAAACTTGCCAAGTTAAAGAAACTGTACATTAGAGGAGGAAAACTCCAAAATCTGGGTCAATTTAAAGAGAATGATAAGTGGAAAGTAGAAATACTACGTCTGAAGTTCTTGAGTAACTTGAAGatggattggagtgaaatctgA
- the LOC126727375 gene encoding disease resistance RPP13-like protein 4 isoform X2, with product MSSFDDLYLSNFAYSTDNFTVAQINDVVIPALINRLSKAKRSISTTTTTTTTSIAAAAAAATTNNNDNDNSGSGHSIEEDYRKMEIQLEKLRKDINYIGLAFTNFTNFEDNAAALFKALLQHTLDKSLNDLRATSRSPTFLINQLQSKLQLLSEIVLKLKLQIPLPHKLSATDSDARKYTRVGVGADYDDLQVIDKLPDLHFNELFVKSFAFKDFRHVYDSLDVRTKLCLLCFALIPENEVVKKRFFVYWWVGEGLINSPLGGEEKTYEEMGDEIFEQLVKMGCVEAVNKKHRKVADSYKMNPFIRSAMIEFAKEAGFFDFDGEGNLTADFSKCYRACLVLNHISQKLLRTGCRSDGSPLDHEKLETIFNVNEPYPDFFELEWFSKLKNVKVLYLGRWQNSAKHHIEVESSEFLNGLRSMKFLRFFSLQGISRITKLPDSVCKLSSLRILDLRACHNLEELPDGIGSLKQLTHLDISECYLLEYIPKGIALLSELLVFKGFVVGDRVSADSCALGELLELRKLRKLSIYTNKMNFPTDGEVITLQQFKKLQKLTVVWGGGVDGHAKQLTKSTFSEGRHPAGCCHLRARKRFTRKLLKAATFKQGLRPEIPEEFKELEKLDLQCYPQMTAPRWLIPDKLAKLKKLYIRGGKLQNLGQFKENDKWKVEILRLKFLSNLKMDWSEI from the exons ATGTCTTCGTTTGATGATCTCTATCTCTCCAACTTCGCATATTCCACCGACAACTTCACCGTTGCTCAAATAAACGACGTCGTCATCCCCGCTCTCATTAACCGTCTCTCCAAAGCCAAACGCTCcatctccaccaccaccaccaccaccaccacttccatcgccgccgccgccgccgccgccaccaccaacaacaacgaCAACGACAACAGTGGCAGTGGCCATTCAATCGAGGAAGATTACCGCAAGATGGAAATCCAGCTTGAAAAGTTAAGGAAAGACATAAACTACATAGGCCTCGCTTTCACCAATTTCACCAACTTTGAAGACAACGCCGCTGCTCTCTTCAAGGCTCTCTTGCAACACACTCTCGACAAGTCCTTGAACGATTTGAGAGCCACTTCTCGCAGCCCCACTTTTCTGATCAACCAGCTTCAATCCAAGCTTCAGTTGCTCAGCGAGATCGTCCTCAAGTTAAAGCTCCAGATCCCTTTGCCGCATAAGCTCTCCGCCACCGACTCCGACGCCAGAAAGTACACCCGGGTCGGTGTCGGTGCGGATTACGATGATCTCCAGGTGATTGATAAATTGCCTGACTTACACTTCAACGaactttttgttaaaagctTCGCTTTTAAAGATTTTAGGCACGTTTATGATAGTCTTGATGTTAGAACAAAGTTGTGTTTGTTGTGTTTCGCTTTGATTCCGGAAAATGAGGTTGTGAAGAAGAGGTTTTTTGTGTATTGGTGGGTTGGAGAGGGGTTGATTAATAGTCCACTGGGTGGTGAAGAAAAGACGTATGAGGAAATGGGTGATGAAATTTTCGAACAGTTAGTGAAGATGGGCTGTGTTGAGGCTGTGAATAAGAAGCATAGAAAGGTTGCGGATAGTTATAAGATGAATCCTTTTATTCGTTCCGCCATGATTGAGTTTGCGAAAGAAGCTGGGTTCTTTGATTTTGATGGCGAAGGGAATCTCACCGCTGATTTTTCCAAGTGTTACCGGGCATGTTTAGTACTAAATCACATTTCTCAGAAGTTATTGAGAACTGGGTGTCGATCAGATGGGTCTCCATTGGATCATGAGAAATTGGAAACTATATTCAATGTCAATGAGCCTTATCCTGACTTTTTCGAGTTGGAGTGGTTCTCAAAGTTAAAGAATGTCAAGGTTCTTTATCTGGGGAGGTGGCAGAACTCGGCGAAGCATCACATTGAAGTTGAGAGCAGTGAATTCTTGAATGGGTTGAGAAGTATGAAATTTTTAAGGTTTTTCAGTCTTCAAGGAATCTCTAGGATCACGAAGCTTCCTGATTCTGTGTGTAAGCTCTCAAGTTTGAGGATCTTGGATCTTAGAGCGTGTCACAATCTAGAGGAGCTTCCGGATGGGATAGGCTCACTGAAACAGCTGACACACTTGGATATATCAGAGTGTTACTTGCTTGAATACATACCCAAAGGGATTGCCTTGCTCTCAGAACTCCTAGTCTTTAAAGGGTTTGTAGTTGGTGATCGCGTAAGTGCAGATTCGTGTGCTCTTGGTGAGTTGTTAGAATTGAGGAAGTTGAGGAAATTGAGCATCTACACGAACAAGATGAATTTTCCCACAGATGGAGAGGTAATTACTCTTCAACAATTTAAAAAGCTTCAAAAGCTGACAGTTGTGTGGGGAG GTGGAGTAGACGGCCATGCTAAGCAACTCACCAAGAGTACATTTTCTGAGGGCCGGCACCCAGCTGGATGCTGTCATCTGAGGGCACGTAAACGCTTCActagaaaattattaaaagctgCCACCTTTAAGCAAGGACTAAGACCAGAAATCCCAGAAGAATTTAAGGAACTAGAGAAACTGGATCTCCAGTGTTACCCTCAGATGACTGCACCCAGATGGTTGATTCCTGACAAACTTGCCAAGTTAAAGAAACTGTACATTAGAGGAGGAAAACTCCAAAATCTGGGTCAATTTAAAGAGAATGATAAGTGGAAAGTAGAAATACTACGTCTGAAGTTCTTGAGTAACTTGAAGatggattggagtgaaatctgA
- the LOC126728830 gene encoding probable disease resistance protein At5g45490 — MAQEIDQYLKDQFCNGLKVGESGSKIPLRTHFEEISKLLEQIFQSSWIADSSNREKVREKLYYLNNVLTECQMLSWRDQLTVCKIRRKLNEITEELRGWVPNGTTTAQPNGQVSSSYERQVTQWSTRVVDASKVHGFDNEVTLLEKLVLRQGSDDQFKAIGIVGKAGVGKTTLCQVIFNKPEVQKYFLPRIWVCMSRKPNEDNDTRVAIVKRMLDCLGVDEEIINKVHGDHSLKGLLYALHQQLYRKRYLIVLDDARNNDAEETQAFYGKLDSLLSRDGEWDCLAYGLPKGCGGAVIVTSRNEELAKNMVGEENLLRLLPRSDPESFWKIFKDAVEKGTDKDSTPLQFKPSNVEDLKKQILQKCDGFPITAKMLGEIMHDPVKQLQDQAAPNVTQQAATDSQNSII, encoded by the coding sequence ATGGCACAGGAGATTGATCAGTATCTAAAGGACCAATTTTGCAATGGCCTCAAGGTGGGAGAGAGTGGCTCAAAAATTCCCCTGCGCACCCACTTTGAGGAAATTAGTAAATTGCTTGAACAGATTTTTCAATCATCCTGGATTGCAGACTCATCAAACAGGGAAAAGGTGAGAGAAAAGTTATACTACCTCAACAATGTTTTGACTGAATGCCAAATGCTATCTTGGAGAGACCAACTGACCGTGTGTAAGATAAGGAGGAAGTTAAACGAAATCACAGAAGAGCTCAGGGGCTGGGTTCCAAATGGAACGACTACTGCACAGCCTAATGGTCAAGTAAGTTCATCATATGAGAGACAAGTTACCCAGTGGAGCACTCGGGTAGTTGATGCATCTAAGGTTCATGGGTTTGATAATGAAGTGACATTACTTGAAAAGTTGGTTCTTAGGCAAGGAAGTGATGATCAATTCAAGGCAATAGGCATTGTTGGTAAGGCTGGTGTAGGAAAAACAACACTGTGTCAAGTAATTTTCAATAAGCCGGAGGTTCAGAAGTACTTCCTTCCAAGGATTTGGGTATGCATGTCAAGAAAACCAAATGAAGATAATGACACAAGGGTTGCAATTGTCAAGAGAATGTTGGATTGCCTTGGAGTTGACGAGGAGATCATCAATAAGGTTCACGGGGATCATAGCCTCAAGGGGCTCCTCTATGCTCTTCACCAGCAATTGTATAGGAAGAGGTATTTGATTGTGCTTGATGATGCCAGGAACAATGATGCAGAGGAGACACAAGCATTTTATGGTAAGTTGGATTCTTTGTTATCCCGTGATGGAGAATGGGATTGTCTTGCTTATGGACTACCAAAAGGGTGTGGTGGAGCTGTTATTGTGACAAGTAGGAATGAGGAATTAGCAAAGAACATGGTTGGGGAGGAAAATCTACTTCGTCTTCTACCACGTTCAGACCCAGAGAGCTTCTGGAAAATATTCAAAGATGCAGTTGAGAAAGGCACAGATAAGGACAGCACACCGTTACAGTTCAAACCTTCAAATGTGGAAGAtctgaaaaaacaaattttacaaaagtGTGATGGCTTTCCGATAACTGCAAAAATGCTTGGTGAGATCATGCATGACCCAGTAAAACAACTACAGGATCAAGCCGCTCCAAATGTTACACAACAAGCAGCCACAGATTCGCAGAATAGTATTATTTGA
- the LOC126727378 gene encoding uncharacterized protein LOC126727378, translating into MVYIIPRKFKKFYDTWNVQTFILFSLSLQTILILCAPSRKRTGNVIVTWLIWSAYLLADWAANFAVGLISNRQDDTSGKAGGLEDRYDILAFWAPFLLLHLGGPDTITAFALEDNALWLRHFVGLATQVAAAFIVFGQSLPTNKLWVPTVLLFIAGTIKYGERTRALYLANLNKFRESMLKPPDPGPNYAKLMEEYASKKEAKLPTHMEMIGEPNKESKAALFAEDVGDLKDDVVVVGHAYRFFNIFKGLIVDLIFSFRERHDSRLFFQKRESEEAFKVIAVELNFIYEVLYTKVVVVHSILGFVVRFISWSVIVAALLTFYSIDKKGFHKIDVRITYTLLFGAIGLDTVALFMLIFSDWTVASVKKSMEISFIRPIAKFVCIPLRYYLSFKRINWPPQEPQQSSETPESINCLDWVRRILFRRWSEYLYTYDFIEYCLKERPKTTSLNVFDYLWCFLICVIETFGLKDFYDRMRYVSKKPCTKELWNFIFEQLKEKSTLADDPETAKRICAARGDWILQDSNWNSDSTNLMSYVVDVDYDQSLMLWHIATELCDTMEEVDKRTPKSNRESSETVNNPDGGRESVNSEVCREISKTLSDYMLYLLVMQPTMMSAVAGIGQIRFRDSSAEAKKFFSRRDLKGGGHKEASQTQEHMEARKTQEHMEACRRLLDINTDVPPVAVKGDRSKSVLFDACILAKELQKLPKPNRWKLLSEVWVELLSYAAGHCRANTHAAQLSKGGELITFVWLLMAHLGIGEQFQINEGHARAKLIVGK; encoded by the coding sequence ATGGTTTACATCATCCCTCGCAAGTTCAAGAAGTTTTATGATACATGGAATGTCCAAACCTTTATTCTGTTTAGCCTTTCACTACAGACCATTCTAATTCTGTGTGCACCGTCAAGAAAGCGAACAGGAAATGTAATAGTAACCTGGTTGATCTGGTCAGCTTACTTGCTTGCCGACTGGGCTGCTAACTTTGCAGTTGGACTTATTTCCAACAGGCAAGATGACACTTCGGGCAAAGCTGGAGGCCTTGAAGATCGTTATGACATTCTGGCATTTTGGGCTCCCTTTCTTTTGTTACACCTTGGAGGTCCAGATACCATAACTGCTTTTGCTCTGGAGGATAATGCCCTCTGGCTGAGGCACTTTGTTGGGCTTGCAACTCAGGTTGCTGCTGCTTTTATTGTCTTTGGGCAATCACTTCCCACAAACAAACTATGGGTTCCTACTGTCCTCCTGTTTATTGCTGGAACCATTAAGTATGGTGAGAGAACACGTGCTTTGTATCTTGCAAACCTGAACAAATTCCGTGAGTCGATGCTTAAACCACCTGACCCGGGGCCTAACTATGCAAAGCTCATGGAGGAATATGCTTCAAAGAAAGAAGCCAAACTTCCAACTCATATGGAAATGATTGGAGAACCCAATAAAGAATCAAAGGCTGCACTTTTTGCTGAAGATGTAGGTGACCTGAAGGATGACGTTGTGGTTGTGGGGCATGCTTATCGCTTCTTTAACATCTTCAAGGGTCTCATCGTGGATCTCATCTTCAGCTTCCGTGAGCGCCATGACAGCCGTCTATTTTTCCAGAAAAGAGAATCAGAAGAGGCATTTAAAGTAATAGCAGTTGAACTCAACTTCATCTATGAAGTTCTCTATACTAAGGTTGTTGTGGTGCATTCAATTTTAGGATTCGTAGTCCGATTTATATCCTGGAGTGTGATTGTGGCAGCCCTCTTGACCTTCTATTCAATTGATAAGAAAGGTTTTCATAAGATCGATGTTAGAATTACCTATACCCTGCTGTTTGGTGCTATAGGCTTGGATACAGTTGCTCTCTTTATGCTTATTTTCTCTGATTGGACTGTTGCTAGTGTCAAGAAGTCTATGGAAATTAGCTTCATACGACCTATTGCCAAATTCGTTTGCATTCCCCTCAGGTACTATCTATCTTTTAAGAGGATAAACTGGCCTCCTCAAGAGCCTCAACAGAGTTCAGAGACTCCAGAGTCAATAAATTGCTTAGACTGGGTTAGAAGAATCCTATTCAGGAGGTGGTCTGAATATCTCTATACATACGACTTCATAGAATATTGCCTGAAAGAACGTCCAAAAACCACGTCCCTTAATGTCTTTGATTACTTGTGGTGTTTTTTGATTTGTGTCATCGAAACTTTTGGCCTTAAGGATTTCTATGATAGGATGAGATATGTGTCGAAGAAGCCATGTACCAAAGAGCTATGGAATTTCATCTTTGAACAGCTGAAAGAGAAATCCACACTTGCAGATGATCCTGAAACTGCCAAGAGGATATGTGCAGCTAGAGGTGATTGGATTCTTCAGGATAGTAATTGGAACAGTGATAGCACTAACTTAATGTCTTATGTTGTGGATGTTGATTATGATCAGAGCCTTATGTTGTGGCATATTGCTACTGAACTCTGCGATACGATGGAAGAAGTTGACAAACGTACTCCAAAAAGTAATCGTGAAAGCAGTGAAACAGTCAACAATCCTGATGGTGGTCGTGAGTCAGTAAATTCTGAAGTTTGTCGTGAAATCAGTAAGACCCTCTCGGATTACATGTTATATCTTCTAGTTATGCAGCCTACCATGATGTCTGCTGTGGCAGGTATTGGACAAATTAGATTCCGAGATAGCTCTGCAGAGGCCAAAAAGTTCTTTAGCAGAAGGGACCTTAAAGGTGGGGGACATAAAGAGGCCAGTCAAACACAGGAACATATGGAGGCCCGTAAAACACAGGAACATATGGAGGCCTGTAGAAGACTCCTTGATATAAATACAGATGTTCCACCTGTTGCTGTGAAGGGAGATAGAAGCAAATCTGTCTTGTTTGATGCATGTATTCTGGCCAAAGAGCTGCAAAAGTTGCCGAAACCAAATAGATGGAAGCTATTGAGTGAAGTGTGGGTGGAATTGCTGTCATATGCAGCAGGTCATTGCCGGGCCAATACTCATGCTGCTCAACTTAGTAAAGGAGGTGAGCTTATCACTTTTGTCTGGTTATTGATGGCACATCTTGGCATTGGGGAGCAGTTTCAAATAAATGAAGGCCATGCAAGGGCAAAACTGATTGTGGGAAAGTAA